The following nucleotide sequence is from Coffea eugenioides isolate CCC68of chromosome 10, Ceug_1.0, whole genome shotgun sequence.
TGCGTGATGTGCAGAATGAAACGCTAGCAGACATATTTTCTGTGCGTAGCTGTTCTCGATCTGTCTGGGATAAAGTACAGTACAGCAGCTGTGTCTATTGTATTGAAGCAGTGTCTATTCGAACCCTCGATCGTTTTGTATActtgataatatatacacttcACGCCCGGGATAATGTGTGTTTCTGCTGGAAATTGTGCACACAGTAGGTATGGATACTGACTAGTTTTACGTAAAACAGGAactttgtttttcctttccactttttttttccttttacttTTTTAGGAAAAATTGAAACTTTTATTGATATGTGATAGGAGTGGCGGAGTCAGAAAAAATTATCAGTAGGGACAACAAtaatactaaaattttttacctattctttttctagttttttaagtaaaaaaatattcaccaataagtacaaatgaaaatatttttttagctTATTTCAAATGAAACTTTGTGACACACGTATCCTTTTAGAATATTAGTTTATGAACCAACTACATAATTCTTTCATTTCATTCCTTCGCAAGAAAACTCCgaaaacacacttaaaattaCATCAAAATTTTGTAAGTACCGTAAAAAATTAAGAGGGAGCAATGGGAGCCGTGCCCCAGTGTACCACCTTAAATCCGCCACTGCGTGGCAGGTAAGTTTGTACAAGAGATAGAATATCTCATTATGCATGTTAAACTTACTACCACAAGAACCTATATGGGACCATTACACTAACTTAACACTGTGAACAAGAAGATATTTTTAGATCTTTTCCACTTTCTGACGTGCAGACAAAATTTTTAATGCCAGCACCGACTTAACAAGGCATTTGGTCCCAGCTCAATAAATTTTAATCCCGCTTACTGACCAGCCTGAGGCATTATTGTACGGACTTGCTACTTGCAAGTTCCGATGCTCAATTGGCCCCAACTCAATaaatttactttatttttttttagtataacATTTTTACACCTGGTGGTCCTGTAGGAGGGAAAGGGGATGAGAATGGACCgactaaactattaaaaatttgaagggaattaaactattttcaaaaatatttcaaaaattcctGAATGGAAAATACAGACAAACAAGAAGTTTCAAACCCGTTACCTACGCCCAAGAAGGACGATGGATTTTAGTGAACTAGCTTAATTGGTtaatactccctcccttttttttataactgacgtttaaggttttacacaccaattaagaaaagtttttcattgcttaaatctatacactactttccttttgtaccctcattaattatccaattcacccatgttttctctcactagagtactaaatggtgctgttttactaggccaaaagcaatgcaaactaactcccaccaaactaggagtagtaattaagaatcctgtattggaaaagagagataaaagggtaaaattgtaaaaaaataattaatactgtatggggataataaaacgacagataaaagtacactagagtaaatttcttaaacgtcagttataaaaaaagggagggagtaaaTTTTAATCTCACTTACCTAACTGCCTGAGGCATTATTGTACGGACCAACTTTTAATTCTTACTATATAATGGCACTTGCCTCCGACCGAAACTCTATTTTTTTTGTCCCTTTATTTTGGGCCCCAGGTGAAATTATTATCGTATCTTGAATGTTACGTTAGCTTTAAAACCAAACGCAGGTATGCTGTGTACggttttctttcaaaattagtTGACAATGAGTGAAATTATCCAACATcttattaatataattttaaaaaattttgaaaatcaacGTGAGATATTTAGTCTTTTAACACCCTATCGCATGGAACTTGGCATTGAGGGAGCGCTTGAAACTGAAATGAGATGCAATGGGCTTATGGAACATTGCTAAGATTTATTGGCTTGGAGGCATAGGTAAACAAAGCCCTAAACACCCTGAAAACGTGTAGTAAAGACCAAATTACACATAGAATTATAAACCGGTTGCTAtacaaaatcaagtttgaaCTGGACTTCAGCTCAAACTATAGATTTCGAGTTTTAATTGAGCAACCTCTTGAATAACAAGATTGAATTTGGATCATTTGCGCCTAACTAGTTGCATATCTTGAGAATAAATATTGTATGCATATGATCCCCAAAAATGGAATCATCACAAGAATATTTCGAAATTCAATAATGTCAtggaatttttgttttctttattcttttattggtccttttttttgggcaaattatattttaccccctgtggtttagcctttttttacataaccccctatagtttcaaaagctatacataacctcctcatggtttggattaaagtgtcaaagtgacggaaatagtcATTTGTCACGGAACTtctaaaaagtcaaaattacccttataaatacatgacacaaaAACCtcgtatgatttttatattttaccatataacccccttatgattttcaaaatatacacataatccccttggttaataaataatttcaactttacacaagggtatttttgacattttagatgACTCCGTTATGAATGATCATTCCCGTCACTTTGacattttaatccaaatcaagaggggattatgtatagcttttgaaaccatggggaggttatccaaaaaaaaggctaaatcacagggggtaaagtgaaatttgcccttttttttttgaccttttggaAAAGATATGCTAAATTTTTTTATGGTTAGCACTAGGGGAAAAAATAACCTTCAATTTCATTAATATAGAACAGGACGCAACCTCCATAAATGTGGTTGATCTTCAAAACGACAAAAACAAGTACACGCATGCAACACATGACAAATAATTACTGAAGAACATAAGTCACACTCAATACAACTGCTCCTTCTGATCCAAAGAAACCTCCAAATTGTGTTTCTTATTCTTGTTTCTCATCTAATCCTTCTTGGATGATACAGAGAGCACTGAAATCGAGGACTCTTGCCTTCCAGAAACACCAATACGGACCTTCATCCCCGTCAATGCAATCGTTATGGTATGATATGTAATAGAAACGACCAGTTTTTGTAATTGAACCGCCAGCACTTTTCCGCTACTTATATCGCAATCGTCATAACCATCAATATCTACTTGGACCGCAGCGCCTTGAGTAACTTTATACTGGAAAACTACAAAAGTAAACTAGTGAGTCTGTTGGCTTGAAGCTAATGAAAATCTTTCGTGAGAATCCTAGGATGCCAAAAGAACTGTGCAAATATTATCAAATCAATGacctaaaaaaaaatggacGACAGGATGCAAAGAGGAAAAATAAATCCACTCGACATCAATGTTGCATAGCATATTTGTGACGGCCTAGGGCTCTGTTTGAATGTGATCTTGTTGGGCGTTTTCAAAAGAACAATTTACttttaatggtaaaaataatgatAACAGAAATGTTTGACTtcccaaaaaattttaaaaattttgattcaTTTTGAATCATTCAATTATACTCGAATTTTCATTTTGGTCCctaaatttttaaatgaaacaCTTTAATCTCTAAAGTATAATGACTATCTCACTTTGGTCTCTAAAGTATAATACGTGTCCCGCTTCAGTTCtaattaagtattaaatttttgtatgttattctctaaaatataaaatatgtcctacttaaatatcaaatttgtcTCATTTTCGCCAAGAATTTTAATTAAGTGGGACAAATATTATATTTAGCGACTAAAACATTCCATTTAAACCCTTGAAAGTATTACCATTACAGGGTCAACTCCTTGTTGAAAATCCAGCTGAAATTCACTCCTCGGGGCTGCAATTTCTTGGCTCGCTCATCAGCTCGTTCTTGAAACTTCCTAATCCTATGCGGTAGTCCACAAACAAGGTCCTGTGCACGCCTCGCCTCACCCTCCAGTCCTTGGATCTTCTCCAAATTCCACTGTCCAATGAAGAACTCGAGAATGTTTGCATAATCATCGGCCGTATAAACTCCAATCCGCTGTGCCACGGCTGCAAAGTGTTCGAACAGATGAGGGTCCTGCCCATCATGCATCAAATGAGCTGGCATTGtgattttcttcttcatcatctcTGATATGGCCAGCATGGCCCCATTGGGGTCGATTTCCAGTAGCTTTTCAACAATCCTAGCGTAGGCAATCTCATGGCGCTTCTCATCGGCGGCAATGGTCCCGCAAATGCGCGCAAGCACCGGATCACCTCCTTCCTTGGCTAGCCTAGCTGTGTTGCCGTGTGTCACGAATGTGGCTCTTTCTTGAAAAGATGTGTATACAAATCCTAAATACGGGTTACGGTCTGTTCCAACATCCTGTGAATTCACAACAAATGTTAGAAATGAAATGCAGAATTGCTAATGCGTGATGCTAGGATGtggaagagaaaaaagaaagttttCGGAGATAGATtcaagttttaatttttttgacaatgatgaaaaaattttataaaaatatttaaatgcaGGAGGGCAATAAACATGATATATGAGTGTGTGTACTGGTGGAAGTTTAAGAGGGTGGGGACAAGATTTATGAAGATGTATATTTAAGGGGCACATTTaaattttgataagaaaaaATTTGTTGGACAGTTAAAATATTTGTAGGACAAAACTTACacaagttttgttttaaacaaaggGTTAATAACACTTTGCCCCTTAACTTTGCAGGATGCATGTAAACAATACCACcagcagaattttttttttaagaaccaCCAACAgaatatttggaaaaaaaaaaatccgatTTTCAACATGCAAAAATCCAAATGAAGAACTCACCGCTCCAGCACCGATTAAGTATTGCACAGTCCTGTCAATCATCAGCATGTCAACTCTACCAGAGAGGTACAAGTAAGTCTTGAGCAAATCACCATGCCTATGTTCTTCAGCCGTCCATGCCCGAGTCCAAACAGCCCATGGACTTGAGCTCGCACCAGTCTCATCACGAACCCCTTCATGAGTATTCATCCACGACTGGTATGTTGGTAGTGCATCCTCAGTGATCATGTCACCAACCAGCACCACAAAATACTCATCTGGAAGTCCAGCTGTTCTTTCTTGTAGGGCCCGGACCCGATCGGAGAATTCGTCGGCAGAAAGCTTTGCCGGGTCCGGGAGGAATTCAATGGGTTGCCAGCATTGGTTCACTGGCTTGATGAGTGGGAGGAGTCTTTGGGTGGCCCAATGTTCTAGTGACTTGAAGATTTCTGCTTTTTCTGGTGGCATGTAACGGCTAGCCTGAAAATGCTTTGCGGGTTTTGGTGGGGCTGCCCTGGCACGGACCGGTGGTTGCTTGAATGTGGTGGCGAGGGCGGTGCCAATTGGAGTCCATGCGGCGGTGTTGGCGGTGATGCTGTGGAAGGGTCCCAAGGTCTGCATGGCTAGAGGTAATTTTGGGACGGGGTTTATTAATGAACTCAATAAATAGTTATTCTGTGCCAGCAAGACCTTGCACGTGAGTGTTGGATAGAAACCATCACCGAATCACACGAGTGCATCATGTAccagtttaaattttttattaagcAAATCATTTTAATGTGGCAATTGATGGAAGTCAAGGTTTGAATCTTTGACCTCCTATCCCACCAAATTTTAATGCGTTGATGATGACCATCAGTCAAAGTCTGGTGG
It contains:
- the LOC113749996 gene encoding stearoyl-[acyl-carrier-protein] 9-desaturase 6, chloroplastic-like, producing MPPEKAEIFKSLEHWATQRLLPLIKPVNQCWQPIEFLPDPAKLSADEFSDRVRALQERTAGLPDEYFVVLVGDMITEDALPTYQSWMNTHEGVRDETGASSSPWAVWTRAWTAEEHRHGDLLKTYLYLSGRVDMLMIDRTVQYLIGAGADVGTDRNPYLGFVYTSFQERATFVTHGNTARLAKEGGDPVLARICGTIAADEKRHEIAYARIVEKLLEIDPNGAMLAISEMMKKKITMPAHLMHDGQDPHLFEHFAAVAQRIGVYTADDYANILEFFIGQWNLEKIQGLEGEARRAQDLVCGLPHRIRKFQERADERAKKLQPRGVNFSWIFNKELTL